The stretch of DNA ATGTTTGATTTGTGGCTGATCATACATCACGATGATATgttaaaaatgcagttttcatgGATGTGCTATATAGGTTTCAGGTCATTCAAAGTCCTAGCGAGTAACATCTAACACTAACAACATGACTTTACATTTATCAGCGCTCTGGACTTCTCATCTTTCTCTAACTTTACAAGAcaatatctttgtttttttttatttgtatttcttttggCTACTATTATATTATTGTGTTCTTATTTCTCTTCAAATATAGTATTATCTCCATGCATACACATGCTCATTCACTAATGTATTTACCGACTGCACATCTGGAAAATTCCACACATCTCCATTTGGGGTATATCTCTTCCTTCACAGTCTGGATTAGCTATGTAACCCCTTTGGGCCCTGTTGACAGTGGgtggtgacctttgacctctctcaGTGAACCTCACCTGGAGGGCCACAGTGGAAAACCTTCTTATTCCCAGTAGAATTGATCCTGATTCCTAAAATAGCTCCATGATGGAAACTTCATCAGGGGTTTGAATGTGGTCGATACTAGTCTGTTGTGGTTTCTGCTGAGTGCAGGTGTGAGACCAGATTACATGATGGCTTTGTTTGTGGATGTAAGATTTGAAGCTTGCTCTTATGTTGCACTCACTGTAAATATATGGAGATTACAGAGTTAGATTTCTGACACATGTGGGTACATGATGTGGGCTTCAGACTATGATGGTTTGTCTGCCCTGCTTCGTTGTCCAGAGAAATATCCAAACCACACCCGAGGCGAACGGTCCGGACTGACTGACGAGTTGCCTCTCTTGTAGTCCGCCATCTGGCAATTGACAGGAGGCGTGGCCGGTCGGTCAGGTGCCGCACCAATCCGAATTGGGGGAGGGTCCAGGTGAAACGGTGGAAAGGTGCCGTTCCAATCGGCGGGAAGGAGGTGTGGCCAGGTGtgcaggggagagagagagagagagagagagagagagagagagagacagagagagagagagagagagacagagagagagagacagagagagagagagagagagagagagagagagacacacacacatacacagcgcTGACGGCTGTACACATACTCTACATCCGTAACAGATGTGATGGTGCTTGATGAACAATTGGGTCAAAACAAGAGGAACATGACTGAAAAAGCTCTTTGAACGAAATACATGGAATTATACAGAATGCAATCCTGCTGCAGCAGTATATCTTCAACATATGTACAGACTGCAGTTTAAGAACAGAGCACTTTGATGATTCTgtttaaatttcagttttacaAAGACAGAACTTTGGTCAAGTAAAAGTGAAGTATTCTCAGGCTTTGCGGTCAACAATGACAATGTACATTCctataaaaaagaagaaaaattattaCATTGTGACACTTCAGCTGCACCAATGAAATGTTTCCTCTACTGAGGACTGAACACAACTGTTCGTATAGAAGGTGAGTATATTCCACCATCTAGTGGTGCAGGATGCGTTTTCCAATGCTCAAAGGAAGCACAGGAAGCAAATCAGTTGAAAGTGATAAAGCTATAGAGAAATTGCATCGATAAAAATATGgaaggatggagaaaaaaaccctattgtaattaaaagaaaatttcaaaagTCAAAAATTAAAACTCAATACACTAATAAAcgtaaacacaaatgtaaaatcCATCCAGACTATCATGTTTCATGGGAAACCATATCAAATCATTTTGCATATCAACACAGAAAACgcaacatcaaatcaaaaaccAAGTTTAGGCTCTCTCTAAAAACATATCATGATTTACAAATGTCTATATACaaatttttgtaattttattaatttttttttttacacatgatAAACTGACAGATGTGTgactggagggaaaaaaattaatgcaCTTTTATATTTATCTCTTAAAAGGCTTTTGTTAAATGTATGTGATTTACTGTAATAACAAAACTAGATGCTTCAGAGTGGTTAAATTATATACAATATCAAGAAACAAAGATCTTTTTAATTACTTCTGGTGATACAGATCTGAGTCTATACATCCGTGGACGCTGCCTGGTATTGACCTGGATTATCATCAGAGTTTACTGGATTCACATCCAGTCAGAATAGGTTTTTTCAGACCTTGTTAAAAACAGTCTCATGCTTAAAAtatccaaaacaaaaccagagcaATCACAACAGCAATCAGACTGAAAAACTCGTTAAGTTTTTCAGTCGAGTGTTTGGTCGGTGAGAGGACCAGGGGGGCACAGTTGAGACCATCCTCAGGGGGGCCAGGGCTGAAGAACGGGTAGATCGTCTCATTGAATGCGCAGCCAGTAAAAGAGTGGATCAGCGTTGCAGTACTCACATCGTAGAAGGAGACCGACCTCTTCTTGTAATCTACAAACACGCCGACCCTCTCTGCTTTCCTTGCCACGGGGATTTTGACAGCAGCATGATTTAAAGCTGTATATTTAGTGTTGTTCCTCAATCGAAGGATCCAGACTCCATTCCcggggttcagtgtgtgtgtcttcttccAACGCATCGACCCTCTGACTACCCCTAAATCCCAGCCAGTCTTCCTTGCGGCTTGAACCTCGTAGTAGAATCTTCCTTCAGAAAAGCCCTTTTTCCCCAGGACATAGGCATATCTGTTAAATTTCTGTGGGACTTCATTCCCGCACCAATAAATGTGAGAAGTTTGCACTTCTTTTAAATCCTTAGAAAATATGAGCAGATCGTTGGCAGTgcaagggtcaaaggtcatgtcCACAGTGTACTGCTGTCGGATAGTGTCCAACTTGGCACCTCTAGGAAGAGTCTCTAGATCTACGACTTGGCATTCTGTTTTCCTCACTATGTCACTTTCCTCTGCAAGGATTTTACTGCAGCACACCCTGAATTCTTTACCGGCTTCTTCTAGCTCTTTGGCGAGCGTCACCTCCATTGTCACTATAGCTTTCTTCAAGTCATCCACATAGGGCTGACCACTGATAACAACGTTGGACCAGTTCTTGGTGCACAAAGGGGTGgaggggaaggaaaggaagcTTGTGATGAGTTGGACCTGATCTTCAGAGCATGAGATCTGCTGCAGCTTAGTGACACTCTTGTGGAGCACATTGATTTCGCTCTCCAGCTCTTTGACCAGCACGTCACCCTGTCTCTCTGCCGCGTTCTGCTTCTGTTCGATTGCACTCATCAGCTCAGTCAAGCTTCGTTGTATTGGGGCTACCAAAGTGGAGAAGGCGTGAGCACTATTTGCTAAtgcttcatctttttctttcctctttgtgtcCACCAGATCCTTTATCTCCTGAGCCTTCTTCTGTCGCTCTTTTATCATTGCCTTCACTTCCAGCTTTTTCTGCTCCAGCTGAGCTTTCGTCTCGTTGTACTCCTTCTCTAGAGGGACTGTATCATGAGCTTTATGTTCTGTACACAGGACACAAACACGAGTCAGGTCCTTCTTGCAGAAGAGATCTGAAATCCGGTTATGCTTTTTGCATATCTTGTCCTTCTGATTATGTGCGGGATCAGTCAGTTGGTGGCGACTGAAGGCAGAAACTACCTGATGAGGCTCCAAGTGTCTTTTGCAAAAAGAGGCCAGACATTCCAAACAGGTTTTATAGGCTTTGAACTTTTTGCCAAGACAGAAGTCGCATGGCACTTCCCCAGGCTTCACTTCAATGCCATTTTCAGATATGACCCGATGTTTCTTGAAATTCTCCACAACCTCCCTGAATGAAACATTGACACAAAGTTTGAGGCCTTTGTTGAACTTTTCGTTGCACAGTGGACAATAACAGTGGTTTTTGTCTCCCCAGTGTTTGGTGATACAGGGCTTGCAGAAGTTGTGTCCACATGGAATAGTCACAGGCTCAGTAAACACATCCAGGCATATGGAGCACAGAAACTGATCTTCAGACAGGAATAGTGCTGAGGCCATATCTGTAGGACAGAACCATCAGAAATTCATGCTTTTGCAAGAATCATAGCTTAAAGACAACAGTAAAATTATTCACACTACAGTCtgtgatcaataaaaaaaaaaaaaaaacaacaacattaaatcTATGAATAGCTTACATCATCAAAGTATTGTTAGGTAAAGGCAGAAGATCCTCACCACCTGTGTGGATGCTCCgctctgctccagctgctgaaaCTGAACATAGTTAAATCGTTTCTGTGGTTTATATGTAACCACTTAGtttcatttctctgtaaatGACATAGTAGGGATCTGCCTCTCTTTGACCCCTCCCACCTGCTTCTCTACATGCTATTAACACCTAACTTTCTCTTACCAGCACTGCCTGAGATGTAATTTTGAGCAATGACTTTTGTGTGTGATTATAGCTCTAGGCAGATTAAACAACGCTGCAACAAAAATTTTCAGCGCTAACTCAAACActaaaatgaagacatttcatcAGTAGGATATTGTCCGTAAGGTTCTGCACTTCTAAAGGGTTAACGTCAAAGGATTGAAGTTTCATCATTTGTCGCATCGGATGTTACAAAGCAACCACAGATGAGCTGCCACCATAGCAGCATAGCATTGTAAGGAGGAGCCATTTTAACGTTAAGGCTTATAAATAACTCATTCTCACGTATCCAAcgttctctcctttttttcaaGGCAGTAAAATTATTGACCTGATAAACTCATACACAGTTGAAGGCAGAAGTTATAATTATACCTTAGCTGTATACATGTAAACTCAGTTTTGCACACTTATGTAATCCCAGTGAGCATTACTCTTCTTAAGTTAATAATGTAATTGGTAAAGATAGGGTGAGAGCGATTTCATCTGTTATTTCTTTCACAACAACCCCAGCGTGTCAGAAGTTGTTCGAATTTGGAGTATTGAGCTGAactgaaatgcattttcagttttatccaCAAATTTGGACCTGGATTTAAGTCTGGGCTTTGTGGTGATCACTTCAACAattaattttcaattttaaaagcATGCTATGGAGAACAGATGATGTGTTGAGTTGCTGGCTCACTATATGTACATAGTTTTCTTTCGTATGTTCATCTTTAGGAGACAGAACTCATCTGTACGTCTAATGTTTGTGGTACGAAACTGCCCTCAGGGATAAACAACACTTTCATCTGGGCTGATTTCTTTAGATTTTTTCCGATGACGTCAAACAAAGAGTGGAATTTAAAATATCTGACAGGCACACCTTCTACAGCCACAACACCCTCTCCTGGAATTTTTAAAGTAGTTTCAAGATGCAGTCAACTTGAGATATGCGAATGGATGTCACACTTGTATGATACAACTGcagtttaaatattaaataataatacttCACTGGCTTACCAAAATTATAGTTTGGTAAAATGAAACATGTGGTGtggttaaaaatgtttcttcagcctaagttttaaaaaaatatggaagtcTGCTCCACCAAACCAACTGTGTTTTACCATTAGCAATGCAAGAGTTGCATGGAACGGGCTCAACACCATCAGAGGTGCTGTAGCGATCTTTGAATGTGAGTAAACAGGCATGTGAGCATGTTTATGTTGAAGAGGGTTCGGCTGTGCCTTTCTCTCCTGAAGAAACTCTGAGCAGAGATATTTTATAACTTGAGTTCACATGTTGCTCAGTAATTCATGAATCATTTTCACCATCTGGTAGAATTTcctgttaaaaacaaaccaactgTCCATACACCATTCACGTAAGCTAACAGGTGTCACCCAGTCCTCATGATCTGCTGACCTGATGACCTGATGTCCTTTCACTGCATGGAAAGTACTGCCATGAAACCTCTCTGGCTACAATAAgtactgtaaaaaataaaataatttaagcGATCATAGATTACAaatcaacaataataaataatacataataaaatgtattgttttccCTTTGATgcagtgattttcttttgtgtacCTTAGTTTCAGACTCTACTCCGTTTTATATAAAGCTCTTCTCTTATGCTTTAGCAAACTGAAATCAACTCAACGTTCACAACACTACTTTTTTTGACACTCAAACATAAGGAGTTAACTAACCACCTAACTAAACACCAGTGTTACACAAccctttttaaataataattaatgtcACAAAAAGTTGATTGCATGAAAGATGTGGAGATTGTTTGTGATGGGGTGTCTTTGAATGACGCTTCCGTCACCATCTTCACTTtggaagaggaaaggaaaaattgCAGAGCAAACACACTGATACCAGTCCAGCAGACCAATGCATTGTAAATCATCTTAATGTGGCTGGTTTGTTtccaaaatcatttaaaaagaagaaatatgatTCTTAATGTGTGAACCGGGCTTTTAGGAACGAGCAGCAAATCTCTGCTCCTGGTGCTGGAACGGGACCGACCCTGGTGAATCACTTCACTGTTATTACCACACAGATTAAAATGAAGTAGCCTCTTGTTGTCAACcgacttgtttgttttttttaatctactatagtaatataaatatgataaatcCAATGTAGGCAAATAGTTCACATGTATCTTTGTGTTTAAAATACCGCTTTGAAAACTAGACTAAcgaatgataaagaaaaaaaaaaaactggtgaaAAATTTGAGTGATTTACAGATCAAATCATTACACAGTAATGATATCCAcgtgaacaaatgaaaaacccAACTGAAAAAACAACTTGATGGGACTCAttattgtgtctgtgttctTTGGGATCTCcttgttttttgtcttcactttaATTTTCCCACTTTTGTGACATCCTGATGTGTTATCCCTGCCTCCTTGTGTATTGAATCTGTGCGCCCCCATGTGTTTGTCCACTGAGTTATGATATCATGCTGTCCATTCTGTCCGTGTTCCACAATTGTTGCTGCTTTCAGCTTTCAGCTTTTTTCCTTGTTGCgtgtttgttttcccaaaaaagTCCCAAAGCCAATAAACCTTGACACAATCAACCTTGGGAGGGTTGTTTCAAATTCCCTGGAAACAAAAGTAGATCATTTACAGATCCAATATGATACCCATTCATACTGCTGCCGAATCATGGCCAGCTTAGCACCTTCAGGCAGTCTCTGGATCTGAATGGGCATTTACAGTTTTCCTCGTAGAAAATTTTAGTGTCTCCTCCCGTTTCTCTATACCACTCACATCGGACGCTCTTTGTGAACTGGACCTGGTCTTCAGTGTGCAGATCTAGTTCAGTTTAGTGATGCTGCATTAGACTTCATCGATTTccttctgcagctctgtttcTTCTCCTGTATGGCTTACAGCACCAGAGACAAagcacagcagcttcagattaACCCTGGCACAGACGCCACTACACACAACCAATGAGAAGGAGCCACTTAACTGCTAACCTGAATACAACAACTTCAACAGTGTGCTCTTATCAAATCAGGCAACTCTATTTGGTTTCTCTGCCCTCACGttagcaacattaaactgaagAATCGGAAAGAAAGTTTGTTGTAAAGATTAACATTAAGAATATGGGTGTGTAGGCCAAGAACCGGCCCCCATGCAGCACACAGCAGTCCACAACACCAGCTGTAGCCCTGGCTGGCCTGTATTTGCTGTGTTTGCTTGTCAACATGTGGAGCAATTTAAGGGTGCTCAGACATATCATCAAACCAGTAATGCATTTTCTCACAAAGTTGACTCAGTGCTTGTGCTGCTCTGCTTGTAGTCTGCACAGCCTCGGCAACTCTCAAGCTGTGACTTTAATGTGAAAGGAAAGTGTACGTAACTGTGCCACAGTGTGCACTACTATCCGGCAGAAAATTCCTCAGCTGACATTTCCACACTTACAAAATACTAAAACCACAGTGTTCACGCACAATGTGTTCGCAATGGAAAATACACAACTTCAAGCTACCAAGGACCCTACAAAAGCCTGTAGCAGAAAGACACCTATATACAATACAGAAATGTTTGGTGAGGAGAGCTGCTGATTAAGCTCTTGATTTGTCTGCAGCAGCGGAGATAGAGAagatttttcttccttcttttttaagttttgtcTGTGAAGCAGAGGGAGAATGGATGGAAGTAAAACTAATTCTAAAGAAAGCACAAATGAGAAAGTTAAATTACTTAGGAGAGGTGACTCTAAAAACATACCAATACATACAGGTGTAATTTCTGATGCTTTAActcttctctcccttctcttttGAAGAATTCTTCCAAATTCTTTCGAATACATTCctgatataaaatatttttgtcgcaaaaaaaaaaaaaggtatacCAACGGCGGCTCATCTGTTTGTATGTTCCTCCTAGATGATATATTGAAGATACAGGCAACACAAAATACCGAGGACACATTATGACGAATGGAAAGGGACAAGGAGATCAGGGAGTGTTGAGAAAGAAACCAAAAGATCAGAGCTAAAATCAAGACGGTGATTGAAGTGTGAAGTTGGTAGATAAACAATAAAGATTAGAGAACAATCAAATcatgcagtctttttttttttcttcatttagaaATTAATTGGTTCATAAAAACCATCTTGGGAGGAAGACTGAATCCCATCTTTCACCGGGATTGAAGTGCTCTTGAGCAAGATACCGACTCTCATAATTCCTCCAAAGAGTCTGGATATACACTCATAAAACAAAACCTATGtggtattgtgtgtttgtgtgtaattctACCTGACTACGTAGCTGCTCCTGGTtgtaatgaaaaaacaaacaaacaaacaaaaaaaaagtgcactcAACATGCTCGCTGTCCgtggacttaaaaaaaaaaaaagattaatcaACAACCTTTAAATACCATCACCTTTAATAAGATTAcattctttctttgtgtttgttatgaAGGTCATTACCACAACAAAGAGCGTGCATTGCATCCGATAGCTCATTTccatataaaagtaaaaatcaatTGTAGCTCCTACACCTAATTAAGCCAAAGCATTCTTCCTATTTCTGTTCCTCcctcaaaacaaataaactattCCCCTCTTCAGTGCAGTTCAATTGTAATGATTCAGTTTGGTTTTAGAGGACAGGCACGGGGGGAAGTCTGGCTGCTACATGGTACAGGATTCTTGTCCTATAAAGTTAGAAATTCCCATTGCTATCAAGCTAGATTTGTTGCCACACACATAGCATTGATTACCTTGTTGGATTTTGGTCTGCAGTGGCCTTTTCCAACCAAAGGTGGTCCACTAAATCACTGCAGTTCATACGGATGCAGGAGGGTGAGACATAGCACCTACCTAAATATTACTGCAGTGTGCTCATTTGAATAAATTCAGATTCTAAAAATTCTAATCTTCAATTTATTGACTGGAAAAATAGACTTTATTTTCTGAGAGACAAAGTAATCATCCAACTACATAAATATAAGAgcaaaaattattcaaattatgTCATTTAAAGATTCCAGGCTGCTATTTGTTTGTTATTAGGGATTCTTTAAAAAATTGAGCTGTCTAAATGGATTTAGTGTCATGTCAGACACCTAAAGATCAACCTACAAAGTCACCAGCAGATGTCGCGGCTGCATTTCCAACAGATGACTGTGAAAGACGGTTTATCTCAGTGGTTTGTGAAGGATGCCGTGATTCAAAGTGAGAGCTGTCCAACTGCTGTACATTCTCGACACACACTGAACTCCCAGCAGCTGTTtgctgtgcccccccccccccaaaccaccACCCATAGACTGCAGCTGCCTCTGGTCTGCTGTCAGTCTCTGTCACTCAGGAGGGAATTTAGGGGTCCAGTGGCAGCCGTTTGAGCCGCAAACTCTGAGTTCAGGAGCCTGTCCTTtggattaataataataacaatagagATGGAGTCAAACCGCTCACTGTCTTTCTCCGGCACAGGCGCATTCCTGTACGCGCGTGGCCAATCCCGTGGACGCGGACAGCAGAGTGGGACTCGGGGCATGTGGAGACAGTGAAAGTCAGTTGCAGAGACAgctttttgtcttcttgtttgtgttttttttttttcaatgaatatATTTGCTTATCCcgttttcttttccatctctggTCCCATCTGCCCAAAGAGTGCACACTGCAGCATGCAGGCTTTCTGTCTGACACAGATTTCCTCCTTTCATCAGTAAATCAATCATCTTATTTAAACAGTTGCAATTCAGCAACATGATGTAAGTGAAACTGATAAACAGCTGGATTTCTGTgaggacttttattttttttattggctaCTTGAAAATATTTGCATCTGCATCACTTGTCACAGCTGATGATAAGCTTCATGATGCAGACattaattattttgattttttctTTCGCATACGGGATCTGATGGGATCGGCTGACGGCTGGGGGAGCAAACTCCACCCAGCAGATCGGATCTGAGGCAGGCGGAGCGCCGGGCAGCCTGTGCCCAGAGGGCGAGCCCGGCTGGTGGGTCGGGACGCTCGACAAGTCCCGCAGAAAACTTGTGAGGGGCGAAGTCCGGTCCGAGCTGCAGGgaggcggctgctgctgctgctgctgccgctggaGAAACTTTACCGCCTTcatttccatttagtttttcaatAAATACTTACAGACATGTCCCAAAGATGGCGGTGGTAATACCGACAGGACTTTCAGGTGCCTCTGGGGTGCCAAAAAGTGGCTTTGTGGAGGTTTTGGTTCGGGAGCGGTGGCACAAAGTTTTGGCCAACTTGAATGAGGAAGCGCTCACGTTGAGCTGCGAGGAGAGCGGCGGAGGCAACGACAACGTGACCGACGATGTCAACTCTAACGGCGTGGCCAACGGATCTTACCTGGACAACAACAACGCCAACTCCAACAACGGACCCGCAGCCGTGCGCTCCGAGTTCACCCACCTCCCGGAGCGAGTGCCAGAGGCGATCGCCAACAGAAAGCGGTGCGTCCAGGTGACCAAGCAGGAGATCGGCGGGCTCGGGATCAGCATCAAGGGGGGGAAGGAGAATAAAATGCCCATCCTCATCAGTAAGATATTCAAGGGACTCGCAGCGGACCAAACGCAGGCTCTGTACGTCGGGGACGCCATCCTGTCCGTGAACGGCATGAACCTGAGGGACGCCACCCACGACGAGGCTGTGCAGGCTCTGAAACGGGCCGGCAGAGAGGTGACTCTGGAAGGTAAGGACAGTCTGTTTCAGGGAGTCCCACGCTGTTTTTTATcccacatgcatgcacacattcagTGAAAGCTCGTACGGAAAGGCGACTGTTGCGGGAAGCCTGCACGTGACTCACTGCTGGTATCAGTTTGCTTTGTGGAGGATTGTTCTGCACACCTGCGGAGAGAAGAGTTAAATAGATACGTTTTGGGAGATACTTAAGAAATGCCGGGGAATTTCAGTGTCAGTTTGGTGGAGACTTAGTGTAACCTCTGGCTGAACCACAGGGACACGCTCCTTTCCCTGACTGatactttattttcataaagCCTGTTCTCAGTCTCTGTTGTCAAGACACAAAGTAGGCTTCTGCACGGTTTCTATTCAACCTGCCTCCCAGGTGCAGGTCACTCCTGCTTAACAtgagaacaaaaactgaagtcaAAGCCAACAAATGATGACCTGTGCCATAGGACCTCATTAGTTTTCCATATAAGAAAGGTTATTCATTGCAGGTTGTTAATAAGAGTTA from Echeneis naucrates chromosome 6, fEcheNa1.1, whole genome shotgun sequence encodes:
- the LOC115045498 gene encoding E3 ubiquitin-protein ligase TRIM39-like, yielding MASALFLSEDQFLCSICLDVFTEPVTIPCGHNFCKPCITKHWGDKNHCYCPLCNEKFNKGLKLCVNVSFREVVENFKKHRVISENGIEVKPGEVPCDFCLGKKFKAYKTCLECLASFCKRHLEPHQVVSAFSRHQLTDPAHNQKDKICKKHNRISDLFCKKDLTRVCVLCTEHKAHDTVPLEKEYNETKAQLEQKKLEVKAMIKERQKKAQEIKDLVDTKRKEKDEALANSAHAFSTLVAPIQRSLTELMSAIEQKQNAAERQGDVLVKELESEINVLHKSVTKLQQISCSEDQVQLITSFLSFPSTPLCTKNWSNVVISGQPYVDDLKKAIVTMEVTLAKELEEAGKEFRVCCSKILAEESDIVRKTECQVVDLETLPRGAKLDTIRQQYTVDMTFDPCTANDLLIFSKDLKEVQTSHIYWCGNEVPQKFNRYAYVLGKKGFSEGRFYYEVQAARKTGWDLGVVRGSMRWKKTHTLNPGNGVWILRLRNNTKYTALNHAAVKIPVARKAERVGVFVDYKKRSVSFYDVSTATLIHSFTGCAFNETIYPFFSPGPPEDGLNCAPLVLSPTKHSTEKLNEFFSLIAVVIALVLFWIF